A stretch of the Aphis gossypii isolate Hap1 chromosome 2, ASM2018417v2, whole genome shotgun sequence genome encodes the following:
- the LOC114120794 gene encoding vacuolar fusion protein CCZ1 homolog: protein MPTEVTVQNFYIFNSTLSKTEDDGAKKILFYYPEHEDENKKVLNVGHIEAVICFARNFNANESCESLRTEKTLQVLYNAEPDFWIVITVSAECKFKQKSSESPDEHVYCTYNLQEPIYLAILKHWYYTFQMTVGNMTELMNDNDPDYLRLMLNKFYSKYLQSTDVSSHTFMDMFQGISFLPLDNVIHLYAQSFLNIIENTFQQVHFTMLLYNDSLVWSGLNKRQTQLVYSYILMWVLPEIAKKDHLVKGNLVQQCLPNQLVGRFITNVWAVKTDSWISDLGKVPILRLNDENDKIFKSYRLVMYKAHHSIVCMFIKMDNPLTADLYNTLDQFLGTKLYLLSEKMKNTVEKTLTSKLYTERPAKFVYFNAMNLAIKNSIKYSNAISTINRPSEFNLSPDALRVLVDISSQQSCMHPTYSVMIKTSNDNWVAGRLCNSREIYIVLNQKLTKLYDVDSEIQSLCAQEFGTIFFYD, encoded by the exons GATGAGAACAAAAAAGTTCTTAATGTCGGTCACATTGAAGCTGTCATTTGTTTTGCACG GAACTTTAATGCAAATGAATCATGTGAATCTTTACGCACTGAAAAAACATTGCAAGTGTTGTACAATGCGGAGCCAGATTTTTGGatagttatt ACTGTGTCAGCAGAATGTAAATTTAAGCAAAAATCTTCAGAGTCCCCAGATGAACATGTATATTGCACATATAATCTTCAAGAACCAATTTATTTGGCTATCTTGAAACATTGGTATTATACGTTTCAAATGACTGTAGGTAATATGACTGAGCTAATGAATGATAACGATCCAGATTATCTCAGACTTATgcttaacaaattttatagcAAG tatttacagaGTACTGATGTTTCGAGTCACACATTTATGGATATGTTTCAAGGCATTAGTTTTCTTCCTTTAGACAATGTGATTCATTTGTACGCGCAgagttttctaaatattattgaaaacacaTTTCAACAAgtacattttacaatgttaCTTTATAATGATTCACTTGTTTG GAGTGGTTTGAATAAACGTCAAACTCAACTTGTGTAttcctatattttaatgtggGTCTTACCAGAAATTGCAAAGAAAGACCATTTAGTCAAAGGAAATTTAGTACAACAATGTTTGCCTAATCAATTAGTTGGAAG gtttatAACAAATGTTTGGGCAGTAAAAACAGATAGTTGGATTAGTGATTTGGGTAAAGTCCCTATTTTAAGGTTGAATGAtgaaaatgacaaaatatttaaaagctaTAGGCTAGTTATGTATAAAGCTCATCATTCGATtgtatgtatgtttattaaaa TGGACAATCCGCTTACGGCAGATTTGTACAATACTTTAGATCAATTTCTTgggacaaaattatatttgttatcagAAAAGATGAAAAATACGGTTGAAAAGACATTAACTTCAAAGTTATACACTGAAAGACCAgctaaatttgtatattttaatgctatgaatttagctattaaaaattcaattaagtaTTCAAATGCGATTAGTACAATTAATAGACCATCTGAATTTAATCTTAGTCCAGATGCATTACGAGTCTTAGTAGATATTAGCAGCCAACAATCTTG TATGCACCCAACCTATTCTGTTATGATAAAAACATCTAATGACAATTGGGTAGCTGGCAGGTTGTGTAATTCACGTGAAATTTATATAGTGTTGAATCAAaagttaactaaattatacgaTGTAGATT cTGAAATTCAAAGTCTTTGTGCACAGGAATTcggaacaatatttttttatgattaa